In the Arthrobacter sp. CDRTa11 genome, CCAGACGGCGTTCGATGACTTCAAGGTGGTTCCGCCGGGAACCGGCATTGTGCACCAGGTCAACATTGAATACCTGGCACGCACGGTCATGACCCGTGAAATCGACGGCGTTGTCCGGGCATACCCCGACACCTGCGTTGGCACCGACTCGCACACCACCATGGTCAACGGCCTGGGTGTCCTGGGCTGGGGCGTTGGCGGCATCGAAGCCGAGGCAGCCATGCTGGGGCAGCCCGTCTCCATGCTGATCCCGCGCGTCGTGGGCTTCAAGCTGACCGGGTCCATCCCGGCCGGCGCCACCGCCACCGACGTTGTGCTGACCATCACCGAGCAGCTGCGCAAGCACGGTGTGGTGGGCAAGTTCGTGGAATTCTACGGCGAAGGTGTTGCCGCGGTGCCGCTGGCCAACCGCGCCACCATCGGAAACATGAGCCCGGAGTTCGGCTCCACGGCCGCAATGTTCCCGATCGACGACGTCACATTGGACTACCTGCGCCTCACCGGCCGCTCGGACGAAAACGTGGCACTCGTGGAGTCCTACGCCAAGGAACAGGGCCTCTGGCACGATCCTTCCCGCGAGATCAAGTTCTCCGAGTACCTCGAGCTGGACCTGTCCACGGTTGTTCCCTCCATCTCCGGCCCCAAGCGTCCCCAGGACCGCATTGAGCTGACGGATGCCAAGGAGCAGTTCCGCAAGGACATCCACAACTACGTCGCTATCGAAGACGGCAGCGTGGATGAGTCCCTGGACGAATCCTTCCCAGCCTCGGACGCCCCGTCCTTCACCCACGCTGACTCGCACACCACCGAGACCAGCCGGGTTGTCTCGGCTGCCAACGGCGCACAGGGACGTCCGTCCAGCCCGGTCCACATCGTGACCGAAGACGGCCGCGAATTCGAGCTGGACCACGGTGCGGTGTCGATCGCCTCGATCACCTCCTGCACCAACACGTCCAACCCGTCCGTGATGCTTGCCGCCGCACTGCTGGCGCGCAACGCCGTCGACAAGGGTCTGACGTCCAAGCCGTGGGTCAAGACCTCCGTCGCCCCGGGTTCCAAGGTTGTCACCGACTACTACGAAAAGTCCGGCCTGACGCCATACCTGGAGAAGCTCGGCTTCTACATCGTGGGCTATGGCTGCGCCACGTGCATCGGCAACTCCGGCCCGCTGGACGCAGAGATCTCCGAGGCCATCCAGGCCAACGACCTCTCCGTCACCGCGGTGCTTTCCGGTAACCGCAACTTCGAAGGCCGGATCAACCCGGACGTGAAGATGAACTACCTGGCCTCCCCGCCGCTGGTCATCGCCTACGCCCTGGCCGGTTCCATGGACTTCGACTTCGACACCGATTCCCTCGGCAAGGATGAAGCCGGCAACGACGTCTTCCTGAAGGACATCTGGCCCAACCCGGTGGAGGTCCAGCAGGTCATCGATTCCTCCATCGACAAGGACATGTTCGCCCGCGGCTACGAGGGCGTCTTTGACGGCGACGACCGCTGGAAGGCACTGGACACCCCCGCCGGCGACACGTTCGCCTGGGATCCGAACTCCACGTACGTCCGGAAGCCCCCGTACTTCGAGGGCATGAAGGCGCAGCCCGAACCCGTCCAGGACATCACGGGCGCACGCGTGCTGCTCAAGCTGGGCGATTCGGTCACCACCGACCACATCTCCCCGGCCGGTTCCTTCAAGTCGGACACTCCTGCCGGCCAGTACCTCCTGGCCAACGGTGTGGAGCGCAAGGACTTCAACTCCTACGGCTCGCGCCGTGGCAACCACGAGGTCATGATCCGCGGCACGTTCGCCAACATCCGCATCAAGAACCAGATCCTGGACGGCGTCGAAGGTGGCTTCACCCGCGACTTCACCCAGGAAGGCGCCCCGCAGGCCTACGTCTACGACGCCGCGCAGAACTACCAGGCAGCCGGCACTCCGCTGGTGGTCCTGGCAGGCAAGGAGTACGGCTCCGGTTCCTCCCGTGACTGGGCAGCCAAGGGCACGGCGCTCCTGGGCGTCAAGGCAGTCATCGCCGAAAGCTACGAGCGCATCCACCGCTCCAACCTGATCGGCATGGGCGTCCTGCCCCTGCAGTACCCGGCCGGAGAAAGCGCAGCAACCCTGGGCCTGACCGGCACCGAGGTCTTTGCGGTGGAAGGCGTGACCGGGCTGAACGAGGGCTTCACGCCCAAGACCCTCAAGGTCACTGCCACGGCTGAGGACGGCTCCGCCAAGTCGTTCGACGCTGTGTTGCGCATCGACACCCCGGGCGAGGCGGACTACTACCGCAACGGCGGGATCCTGCAGTACGTCCTGCGCCAGATTTCCGCCAACTAGCGGATTCTGAACCTGCAGCACCCTTTCGAAGCCCCGGCCGGTCACCGACCAGCCGGGGCTTCGGCTTTGCATTTCAGCCGAGGCGTTAGAGTTAATAGGCACGTCTACCACCCGAAGGAGGGGTCATTGGGAATCTTGGACACCATCCGGAATCCGCAGGACCTGAACGAGTTGTCCCCCCGGCAGCTGGAGGAACTGGCCGCTGAGATCAGGACTTTCCTGATCACCAACGTCTCCCAGACAGGTGGACACCTCGGCCCCAACCTCGGCGTTGTGGAGCTCACCCTCGCAGTGCACCGCATCTTCGACTCGCCGCACGACAGCCTGGTGTTCGACACCGGCCATCAGTCTTATGTGCACAAGCTCCTCACAGGCCGCCAGGACTTCAGCACCCTGCGCCAACAGGGCGGCATGTCCGGTTACCCGTCGCGGGCCGAGTCCGAACATGACATCGTGGAAAGTTCGCACGCCTCCTCCTCGCTGTCCTGGGCCGACGGCATCTCCCGGGCCCGCCAGCTGACAGGTGAGGGTGACCGCTTCGTTGTTGCCGTCGTCGGGGACGGTGCGCTGACCGGCGGGATGGCATGGGAAGCCATCAACAACATCGCTGCCGACAAGCGCCGCCGGGTGGTCATTGTGGTCAACGACAACGGCCGCTCCTACGCGCCAACGGTAGGCGGGTTCGCTGACTACCTCGCGTCCCTCCGTCCCACCATCGACTCCTTCCGCGCCGCGCCGGCCTACGAGGGCGTTATGGACTGGTGGAAGCGGAAGCTTCAAAACGGCGGGCCTGTCGGCCAGTTCACGTACAAGAGCCTGCATGCCATGAAAAAGGGCATCAAGGACTGGTGGGCGCCGCAGGGAATGTTCGAAGACCTCGGCATGAAGTACATCGGCCCGGTGGACGGGCACAACCTCCAGGCCATGGAGCATGCGCTGTCCACCGCCCGGAACTACGGCGGCCCCGTCATTGTGCACGCCATGACCGAAAAGGGGCACGGCTACGCACCGGCCCGCGCCCATGAAGCAGACCAGTTCCATGCAGTGGGAATCATCGACCCGGAAACAGGCGAAGCCACCGGCGCCGCCGGTGCCCAGTCCTGGACCTCCGTGTTCGCCGATGAGATCGCCGCGATTGCCGATGAACGCCAGGACATCGTTGGCATCACCGGCGCCATGCTGATTCCGGTGGGGCTGCACAAGTTCGCGGCGAAGCACCCGGAGCGGGTGTTCGACGTGGGTATCGCCGAACAGCACGCACTCACCTCCGCTGCGGGCATGGCCTTTGGCGGGCTCCACCCGGTGGTGGCCGTGTACGCCACTTTCCTGAACCGCGCCTTCGACCAGCTCCTGATGGACGTGGCACTGCATAAGGCAGGCGTCACCATCGTCCTGGACCGGGCCGGTGTGACAGGCCCCGACGGCGCCAGCCACCACGGCATGTGGGACATGTCCATGGTCCAGATCGTGCCGGGGCTGCACCTCGCTGCCCCCCGCGATGCGTCCCGCCTGCGGGAGGAACTCCGCGAGGCAGTCGCCATCAGCGGGGCGCCCAGCGTGGTGCGCTACTCCAAGGGGACAGTCGGAGCCGAAGTGGAAGCCATTGAACGGCTCAACGACGGCGTGGATATCCTCGCCCGCAGGCCCTCGGGCTCCACCGAGAACGACGTCCTGATCGTCAGCGTCGGCGCCATGTCTGAACTTGCGCTGGACGTTTCCAACAGGCTCGGTGCCCAGGGAATCAGCACCACAGTGGTGGATCCGCGCTGGGTTCTGCCCGTGCGGCGTTCCATCATTGCGTTGGCCTCCCGCCACCGGCTGGTGATCTGCATCGAGGACGGCGTGCGTGCCGGCGGTGTGGGCTCGCGCATCCGCCAGGAAATGCGGGCAGCAGGAGTGGACACTGCCCTGAACGAGGTTGGGCTGCCCGCCGAGTTCCTTGACCACGGCACCCGCAGCCAGGTACTGGAGCGCGCGGGCCTGACGGCCCAGCAGATCACCCACGACGTCGTGGCCCAGGTCCTGGGAACCAAGGTTCCCTTTGCGCGTCCCCTGCCCGGCCAGGAACACCCCACTACCGGCAGCCTGCCAATCCTGTGAGGGAAGAGGACAGGCTCAAGTATCCGGGCGCGTCGGGGGACCGGGAGACTGAGCAGCATCACCGCACCACCCGTGTGCCTTCAGGCCTTGAACCCGGGCAACTGGTGGTGGCGCGGAACAGGAAATGGAACGGCAAAGCCCACTGGGTGGTGCCGGGACGCTACCTGGGCGAGGACAGTTTCGGATGGTGGATCTTCCAGGGGACCAACGAATTCTGCTCGCGGCCGGGGGCTGCGTTCTACGCGGAGTCCGATGCCGTCCTGCTCATTCCGCGCTCGGGCGACTGGGTGGCCACCTTCTACGATGACGCCCACCCCAACGGGGTCCGCGTGTACGTTGACGTGGCCGTTGCCCATGAGTGGGACACCATCCGGCCCGGGGTGACCGAGTTTCATGTCATCGACATGGACCTGGACGTGGTCCGCACGGCTGACCGCGGGGTCTACATCGACGACGAAGACGAGTTTGCCGAGCACCGCCTCGCAATGAATTACCCGGCGCATCTGGTGGAATCCCTCCAGGCGGCCACCAACGAGCTCTATCAGGCCGTAAAGGCACAGCAGGCACCCTTCGACGGCACCGACGTCGACTGGTTCACGAAGGGACGCGCATGAGCGGAATTATCAGGGTCTACAAACGCGACGACGAGGGAGTACTGCACTTCCGGGAGGGCTGGTTCGACGAGGACTACAGCCAGTTCGTCATGAACTACGGCGTGGTGGGCCACCAGAGCAAGACCGAAGAGACGGACGTTGCCGACGCCGAGGCAGCGGAGGGCCTGATGGCTGCGTTTGCCGTGCAGTGCGCGGAGGACGGCTACGCCGAGATTCCCGACGAAGAGCAGTCCTGGGTGGTGGCCCAGTTCGCGCTGAAGACCAAGGACGGCACCGACCGCGACCGGTACCTTGAGGAAAAGGCGAAGGATGCCCTCATCAGCCATCTGGCCTGGCGCGGGCTGGGGACCGTGGAGCGCTCCGAATTCAGCGAGTACAAGCTGAACATCTTCTGCCTCTGCCCGGACGTGAACAAGGCAGTCAACGCCATCAAAGTCTGCAGCCGCGGCGAGGACCTGGACTTCACCAAGCTCAGCATCGGTGCCGCGCCCTACAACGAGCCGGGCAACTTCAAGCTCAAGCATACGGCGAAGCCCGCCAACAGCTTCAGCCTCTAGGTGGTTCCGTGACTGAATACCGGCGGCTTGGAAATTCCGGACTGACCGTCTCCGTTGTGGGGCTGGGCTGCAACAACCTGGGCCGTGCCCATACGGCGACGGAATCGCAGGAGGGGACG is a window encoding:
- the dxs gene encoding 1-deoxy-D-xylulose-5-phosphate synthase encodes the protein MGILDTIRNPQDLNELSPRQLEELAAEIRTFLITNVSQTGGHLGPNLGVVELTLAVHRIFDSPHDSLVFDTGHQSYVHKLLTGRQDFSTLRQQGGMSGYPSRAESEHDIVESSHASSSLSWADGISRARQLTGEGDRFVVAVVGDGALTGGMAWEAINNIAADKRRRVVIVVNDNGRSYAPTVGGFADYLASLRPTIDSFRAAPAYEGVMDWWKRKLQNGGPVGQFTYKSLHAMKKGIKDWWAPQGMFEDLGMKYIGPVDGHNLQAMEHALSTARNYGGPVIVHAMTEKGHGYAPARAHEADQFHAVGIIDPETGEATGAAGAQSWTSVFADEIAAIADERQDIVGITGAMLIPVGLHKFAAKHPERVFDVGIAEQHALTSAAGMAFGGLHPVVAVYATFLNRAFDQLLMDVALHKAGVTIVLDRAGVTGPDGASHHGMWDMSMVQIVPGLHLAAPRDASRLREELREAVAISGAPSVVRYSKGTVGAEVEAIERLNDGVDILARRPSGSTENDVLIVSVGAMSELALDVSNRLGAQGISTTVVDPRWVLPVRRSIIALASRHRLVICIEDGVRAGGVGSRIRQEMRAAGVDTALNEVGLPAEFLDHGTRSQVLERAGLTAQQITHDVVAQVLGTKVPFARPLPGQEHPTTGSLPIL
- a CDS encoding DUF402 domain-containing protein; its protein translation is MREEDRLKYPGASGDRETEQHHRTTRVPSGLEPGQLVVARNRKWNGKAHWVVPGRYLGEDSFGWWIFQGTNEFCSRPGAAFYAESDAVLLIPRSGDWVATFYDDAHPNGVRVYVDVAVAHEWDTIRPGVTEFHVIDMDLDVVRTADRGVYIDDEDEFAEHRLAMNYPAHLVESLQAATNELYQAVKAQQAPFDGTDVDWFTKGRA
- the acnA gene encoding aconitate hydratase AcnA, producing MSTVDSFGSKGKLNVAGTEYEIFRLNSVEGAENLPFSLKVLLENLLRTEDGANITADHVRALAGWDPNAQPDTEIQFTPARVIMQDFTGVPCVVDLATMREAVKELGGDPKRVNPLAPAEMVIDHSVQIDAFGNSGALERNMEIEYQRNGERYQFLRWGQTAFDDFKVVPPGTGIVHQVNIEYLARTVMTREIDGVVRAYPDTCVGTDSHTTMVNGLGVLGWGVGGIEAEAAMLGQPVSMLIPRVVGFKLTGSIPAGATATDVVLTITEQLRKHGVVGKFVEFYGEGVAAVPLANRATIGNMSPEFGSTAAMFPIDDVTLDYLRLTGRSDENVALVESYAKEQGLWHDPSREIKFSEYLELDLSTVVPSISGPKRPQDRIELTDAKEQFRKDIHNYVAIEDGSVDESLDESFPASDAPSFTHADSHTTETSRVVSAANGAQGRPSSPVHIVTEDGREFELDHGAVSIASITSCTNTSNPSVMLAAALLARNAVDKGLTSKPWVKTSVAPGSKVVTDYYEKSGLTPYLEKLGFYIVGYGCATCIGNSGPLDAEISEAIQANDLSVTAVLSGNRNFEGRINPDVKMNYLASPPLVIAYALAGSMDFDFDTDSLGKDEAGNDVFLKDIWPNPVEVQQVIDSSIDKDMFARGYEGVFDGDDRWKALDTPAGDTFAWDPNSTYVRKPPYFEGMKAQPEPVQDITGARVLLKLGDSVTTDHISPAGSFKSDTPAGQYLLANGVERKDFNSYGSRRGNHEVMIRGTFANIRIKNQILDGVEGGFTRDFTQEGAPQAYVYDAAQNYQAAGTPLVVLAGKEYGSGSSRDWAAKGTALLGVKAVIAESYERIHRSNLIGMGVLPLQYPAGESAATLGLTGTEVFAVEGVTGLNEGFTPKTLKVTATAEDGSAKSFDAVLRIDTPGEADYYRNGGILQYVLRQISAN